Proteins from a genomic interval of Musa acuminata AAA Group cultivar baxijiao chromosome BXJ1-9, Cavendish_Baxijiao_AAA, whole genome shotgun sequence:
- the LOC135593277 gene encoding uncharacterized protein LOC135593277: protein MSPASKSKSKDKLSTKPAKEQAKVSLKPSAAPLNYGNGAPSSAYNPDLGTFHAFDTMISGSLTTGQHNGCFRIIDETEEHSCSSFGTAGDSDSMSNHNSYSGESEDQKEKITTSNAARIEPVTDCDTDKREKIRLKNERKHQRQKERRAQELHERCSGYLMSRKLEMLAQKLVAMGFSSEQATMALIQNEGRVEESIAWLLEVGEESKQQTTVNIDGGVNLKIDITMELAKISDLEVKFKCAKQEVERAVVASEGDLEKAEETLKTHKQESKALPSKLEESSDPVIASGLDNKTIISVQNAALRPQQKEVASFRTKQQRRGERDLNHIKAVAAGAVESSNKNLQSLRKIQPKADWGKPQVAAPMEKRWPSTASAPSISSSSPSLQVAAPPTNQCAMASSEAKAIMPTGTLREPVIVLQRPHSVTAKQNPSSTNLGSASPPSSTGWYSNGISSMEAMKVASKGHGQNLPFMGLNGSSAQEFAPKNHFQTSATSAAESFATGGGGSSNNTSTSPASLAAPSSLGLFTGSGSSVPSPLDWSSGGYAPCDYTSIDWSLDMTLLRPSLKSNRLSSTWSTMFMGGKVARPVMSVASSAYIPGLQDGSGHVMDSSYPSGSHEWSSPFAGKDLFSVPRQFVTNFSL from the coding sequence ATGTCGCCAGCATCCAAATCTAAGTCAAAGGACAAATTGTCCACCAAGCCAGCCAAGGAACAAGCAAAAGTTTCTTTAAAACCCTCTGCTGCTCCTCTTAACTATGGAAATGGTGCTCCTTCAAGTGCATACAATCCAGATTTAGGGACATTCCATGCTTTTGATACAATGATCTCTGGTTCCTTGACAACAGGCCAACACAATGGATGTTTTAGGATCATAGATGAAACAGAGGAGCATTCttgtagttcatttggtacagcaGGTGACTCTGACTCAATGTCTAACCATAATAGCTATTCTGGTGAGTCAGAGGATCAGAAGGAGAAAATTACAACTAGTAATGCAGCTCGCATAGAACCTGTAACCGATTGTGATACTGACAAGCGTGAGAAGATTCGACTGAAAAATGAGAGAAAGCATCAACGTCAAAAGGAGAGACGGGCACAGGAGCTACACGAGCGTTGTAGTGGGTACCTCATGTCTAGGAAACTAGAGATGCTTGCTCAGAAACTAGTAGCAATGGGCTTCTCTTCCGAACAAGCAACAATGGCGCTTATTCAAAATGAAGGACGTGTTGAAGAGTCCATTGCTTGGCTCCTTGAAGTTGGGGAAGAGAGTAAACAGCAAACCACTGTGAACATAGATGGTGGTGTCAACTTGAAAATTGATATCACCATGGAGCTTGCAAAAATTTCAGATTTGGAGGTGAAGTTCAAGTGCGCGAAGCAGGAGGTTGAAAGGGCTGTAGTTGCATCGGAGGGTGACTTGGAAAAGGCTGAAGAGACTTTAAAGACACATAAACAAGAATCAAAAGCACTTCCATCAAAGTTGGAAGAATCAAGTGACCCTGTCATAGCAAGTGGTCTCGACAATAAAACCATAATTTCTGTCCAAAATGCAGCTTTAAGACCCCAGCAGAAGGAAGTGGCTTCGTTTCGCACTAAGCAACAGAGAAGAGGTGAGCGAGATCTAAACCATATCAAAGCAGTGGCTGCGGGAGCTGTGGAGTCCTCAAATAAGAATTTGCAGTCTTTGAGAAAAATACAGCCTAAGGCGGACTGGGGAAAACCACAAGTTGCTGCCCCGATGGAGAAAAGGTGGCCGAGTACCGCCTCTGCTCCATCAATTTCAAGCTCTTCGCCCTCTTTGCAGGTAGCCGCACCTCCAACTAATCAATGCGCAATGGCAAGCAGTGAAGCAAAGGCCATCATGCCAACAGGAACATTGAGGGAGCCTGTTATTGTACTGCAACGCCCCCATTCAGTCACAGCTAAGCAAAATCCCTCTTCCACAAACCTCGGCAGTGCTTCCCCTCCATCTTCCACAGGATGGTATTCAAATGGTATCTCCAGCATGGAGGCAATGAAGGTGGCGAGTAAGGGTCACGGACAGAACTTACCCTTCATGGGCTTGAATGGTTCTAGCGCCCAAGAATTCGCTCCCAAGAACCATTTCCAAACTTCCGCTACTAGCGCTGCGGAATCATTTGCGACAGGAGGGGGTGGCTCGTCGAACAACACAAGTACATCACCAGCATCACTCGCAGCGCCATCTTCACTTGGCCTCTTCACCGGGTCTGGGTCCTCTGTGCCATCGCCACTGGATTGGAGTTCGGGTGGATATGCACCTTGTGACTACACCTCCATCGACTGGAGCTTGGACATGACGCTATTGAGGCCATCCTTGAAGAGCAACCGCTTATCCTCTACATGGTCAACGATGTTTATGGGCGGAAAAGTTGCAAGGCCAGTTATGAGTGTAGCAAGCAGCGCCTACATCCCAGGGTTGCAGGACGGTAGTGGCCATGTAATGGACTCTTCATATCCATCAGGGTCGCATGAGTGGTCATCCCCTTTCGCAGGGAAGGACCTGTTCAGTGTTCCCCGACAGTTTGTCACTAATTTCTCCCTCTAG
- the LOC135584001 gene encoding probable protein S-acyltransferase 17 isoform X2 has protein sequence MRSRPEDEQKSVGGGGGGTGEMAVQWVLVVHVVVTMLVVVSLLCGHWPIFSGTFVEKIHYFLTFGAYDYFLRFVVAVFGSSGRNCFVTVEHYCCERPNPILQILYLVILGVTYYIIGKSSFRYIPGYYVSELHWYTSMIAVGVGVLLFLLTSFSDPGIVTAENVSKYISAFPYDEIIYVEKECSTCKILKPARSKHCGICNRCVARFDHHCGWMNNCIGEKNTRYFMAFLLWHFLICLYGAVLLGLILAGQLKEHNIIYILTVYYGVEHSFSRLSPHVVQTFKWQDYISWKRKLNEAKASAAALKASIQTITGEAKPPESKWRAFFRKSPLQTEEVIVKNNLYDRGIISNVCEIIFPPSARKSFSHRKSE, from the exons ATGCGATCGCGACCAGAAGACGAACAAAAAtcggtgggaggaggaggaggaggaacgggGGAGATGGCGGTGCAGTGGGTGCTAGTGGTACACGTGGTGGTGACGATGCTGGTGGTGGTGTCCCTCCTCTGCGGCCACTGGCCCATCTTCAGCGGCACCTTCGTCGAGAAAATCCACTACTTCCTCACCTTCGGCGCCTACGATTACTTCCT ACGATTTGTTGTAGCGGTATTTGGCTCTAGCGGCAGAAATTGCTTTGTCACAGTTGAGCATTATTGTTGTGAACGGCCAAATCCAATCTTACAG ATATTGTATCTGGTCATCCTTGGTGTGACATACTATATCATTGGAAAGTCGTCCTTCAGATACATTCCTGGTTATTATGTCAGTGAACTTCACTG GTACACAAGCATGATAGCTGTAGGTGTGGGTGTTCTCCTTTTTCTATTGACTAGCTTTTCGGATCCTGGAATTGTGACAGCTGAGAATGTCTCCAAATACATCTCTGCCTTTCCTTATGATGAGATCATATATGTGGAGAAAGAATGTTCAACTTGCAAGATCCTAAA ACCTGCTAGATCTAAACATTGTGGTATATGTAATAGATGTGTTGCCCGATTCGACCACCATTGCGGTTGGATG AATAATTGCATTGGTGAGAAAAACACACGCTACTTCATGGCCTTTCTTCTCTG GCACTTTCTTATTTGTCTGTACGGAGCAGTTCTTCTTGGATTAATACTTGCTGGCCAGTTGAAAGAGCACAATATAATATACATTCTAACTG TTTATTATGGCGTTGAGCATTCCTTTTCCAGACTATCTCCACATGTAGTACAG ACTTTTAAGTGGCAAGACTACATAAGCTGGAAGAGGAAACTGAATGAAGCCAAGGCAAGTGCTGCAGCACTGAAGGCCAGCATACAGACAATCACTGGAGAAGCAAAACCTCCTGAAAGCAAATGGAGGGCTTTTTTCCGCAAGTCTCCACTGCAGACTGAAGAAGTGATTGTTAAGAATAACTTGTATGATCGGGGAATAATCAGTAATGTCTGTGAGATCATTTTCCCTCCATCTGCCAGGAAGTCATTTTCTCATAGGAAATCAGAATAA
- the LOC135584001 gene encoding probable protein S-acyltransferase 17 isoform X3, with protein MRSRPEDEQKSVGGGGGGTGEMAVQWVLVVHVVVTMLVVVSLLCGHWPIFSGTFVEKIHYFLTFGAYDYFLRFVVAVFGSSGRNCFVTVEHYCCERPNPILQILYLVILGVTYYIIGKSSFRYIPGYYVSELHWYTSMIAVGVGVLLFLLTSFSDPGIVTAENVSKYISAFPYDEIIYVEKECSTCKILKPARSKHCGICNRCVARFDHHCGWMNNCIGEKNTRYFMAFLLWHFLICLYGAVLLGLILAGQLKEHNIIYILTVYYGVEHSFSRLSPHVVQWQDYISWKRKLNEAKASAAALKASIQTITGEAKPPESKWRAFFRKSPLQTEEVIVKNNLYDRGIISNVCEIIFPPSARKSFSHRKSE; from the exons ATGCGATCGCGACCAGAAGACGAACAAAAAtcggtgggaggaggaggaggaggaacgggGGAGATGGCGGTGCAGTGGGTGCTAGTGGTACACGTGGTGGTGACGATGCTGGTGGTGGTGTCCCTCCTCTGCGGCCACTGGCCCATCTTCAGCGGCACCTTCGTCGAGAAAATCCACTACTTCCTCACCTTCGGCGCCTACGATTACTTCCT ACGATTTGTTGTAGCGGTATTTGGCTCTAGCGGCAGAAATTGCTTTGTCACAGTTGAGCATTATTGTTGTGAACGGCCAAATCCAATCTTACAG ATATTGTATCTGGTCATCCTTGGTGTGACATACTATATCATTGGAAAGTCGTCCTTCAGATACATTCCTGGTTATTATGTCAGTGAACTTCACTG GTACACAAGCATGATAGCTGTAGGTGTGGGTGTTCTCCTTTTTCTATTGACTAGCTTTTCGGATCCTGGAATTGTGACAGCTGAGAATGTCTCCAAATACATCTCTGCCTTTCCTTATGATGAGATCATATATGTGGAGAAAGAATGTTCAACTTGCAAGATCCTAAA ACCTGCTAGATCTAAACATTGTGGTATATGTAATAGATGTGTTGCCCGATTCGACCACCATTGCGGTTGGATG AATAATTGCATTGGTGAGAAAAACACACGCTACTTCATGGCCTTTCTTCTCTG GCACTTTCTTATTTGTCTGTACGGAGCAGTTCTTCTTGGATTAATACTTGCTGGCCAGTTGAAAGAGCACAATATAATATACATTCTAACTG TTTATTATGGCGTTGAGCATTCCTTTTCCAGACTATCTCCACATGTAGTACAG TGGCAAGACTACATAAGCTGGAAGAGGAAACTGAATGAAGCCAAGGCAAGTGCTGCAGCACTGAAGGCCAGCATACAGACAATCACTGGAGAAGCAAAACCTCCTGAAAGCAAATGGAGGGCTTTTTTCCGCAAGTCTCCACTGCAGACTGAAGAAGTGATTGTTAAGAATAACTTGTATGATCGGGGAATAATCAGTAATGTCTGTGAGATCATTTTCCCTCCATCTGCCAGGAAGTCATTTTCTCATAGGAAATCAGAATAA
- the LOC135584001 gene encoding probable protein S-acyltransferase 17 isoform X1, with the protein MRSRPEDEQKSVGGGGGGTGEMAVQWVLVVHVVVTMLVVVSLLCGHWPIFSGTFVEKIHYFLTFGAYDYFLRFVVAVFGSSGRNCFVTVEHYCCERPNPILQILYLVILGVTYYIIGKSSFRYIPGYYVSELHWYTSMIAVGVGVLLFLLTSFSDPGIVTAENVSKYISAFPYDEIIYVEKECSTCKILKPARSKHCGICNRCVARFDHHCGWMNNCIGEKNTRYFMAFLLWHFLICLYGAVLLGLILAGQLKEHNIIYILTVYYGVEHSFSRLSPHVVQWLLGSYNTQILLIMFLAIISLLLAGFFGYHAHLCLTNTTTNETFKWQDYISWKRKLNEAKASAAALKASIQTITGEAKPPESKWRAFFRKSPLQTEEVIVKNNLYDRGIISNVCEIIFPPSARKSFSHRKSE; encoded by the exons ATGCGATCGCGACCAGAAGACGAACAAAAAtcggtgggaggaggaggaggaggaacgggGGAGATGGCGGTGCAGTGGGTGCTAGTGGTACACGTGGTGGTGACGATGCTGGTGGTGGTGTCCCTCCTCTGCGGCCACTGGCCCATCTTCAGCGGCACCTTCGTCGAGAAAATCCACTACTTCCTCACCTTCGGCGCCTACGATTACTTCCT ACGATTTGTTGTAGCGGTATTTGGCTCTAGCGGCAGAAATTGCTTTGTCACAGTTGAGCATTATTGTTGTGAACGGCCAAATCCAATCTTACAG ATATTGTATCTGGTCATCCTTGGTGTGACATACTATATCATTGGAAAGTCGTCCTTCAGATACATTCCTGGTTATTATGTCAGTGAACTTCACTG GTACACAAGCATGATAGCTGTAGGTGTGGGTGTTCTCCTTTTTCTATTGACTAGCTTTTCGGATCCTGGAATTGTGACAGCTGAGAATGTCTCCAAATACATCTCTGCCTTTCCTTATGATGAGATCATATATGTGGAGAAAGAATGTTCAACTTGCAAGATCCTAAA ACCTGCTAGATCTAAACATTGTGGTATATGTAATAGATGTGTTGCCCGATTCGACCACCATTGCGGTTGGATG AATAATTGCATTGGTGAGAAAAACACACGCTACTTCATGGCCTTTCTTCTCTG GCACTTTCTTATTTGTCTGTACGGAGCAGTTCTTCTTGGATTAATACTTGCTGGCCAGTTGAAAGAGCACAATATAATATACATTCTAACTG TTTATTATGGCGTTGAGCATTCCTTTTCCAGACTATCTCCACATGTAGTACAG TGGCTGCTGGGTTCTTATAACACACAAATACTTCTAATAATGTTTCTGGCTATAATTTCATTGTTGCTGGCTGGGTTTTTTGGATACCATGCACATCTCTGCCTGACGAATACTACTACAAATGAG ACTTTTAAGTGGCAAGACTACATAAGCTGGAAGAGGAAACTGAATGAAGCCAAGGCAAGTGCTGCAGCACTGAAGGCCAGCATACAGACAATCACTGGAGAAGCAAAACCTCCTGAAAGCAAATGGAGGGCTTTTTTCCGCAAGTCTCCACTGCAGACTGAAGAAGTGATTGTTAAGAATAACTTGTATGATCGGGGAATAATCAGTAATGTCTGTGAGATCATTTTCCCTCCATCTGCCAGGAAGTCATTTTCTCATAGGAAATCAGAATAA
- the LOC103998219 gene encoding uncharacterized protein LOC103998219, protein MARLSIGVLGLTELFVSTAVHVLFGFYIFSTAVASDLSQVLTDCLKPNVFGLGAKEMEEQRTTKEKVAVLEGSPPPIVLVHGIFGFGKGRLGGLSYFAGAEKKDDRVLVPDLGSLTSIHDRARELFYYLKGGQVDYGEEHSRTFGHSQFGKIYEQGHYPSWNEQHPIHFVGHSAGVQVIRVLQQMLADKAFSGYDTSEDWVMSVTSLSGALNGTTRTYYDGMQPECGRSMKPICLLQLCRLGVIVYDWLDIAWFKNYYNFGFDHFQMGWRKTGITGLADLLLGNTGPFASGDWILPDLTLQGSLELNSRLCTFPNTFYFSYATKRTRRIFGLTVPSSILGIHPLLFVRVLQMCQWHFPTNASPPYKGYRDEDWADNDGALNTISMTHPRLPIEHPSLLVVDDSKCHPLQPGIWYYKIIEADHIFFIVNRERAGVQFDLLYDGIFQRCRKHVVRSSTPILPTTH, encoded by the exons ATGGCGAGGCTGTCGATCGGCGTCCTCGGCCTGACCGAGCTCTTCGTCAGCACGGCAGTGCATGTGCTTTTCGGCTTCTACATATTTAGCACCGCGGTGGCATCCGACCTTTCTCAGGTCCTCACGGACTGCCTCAAGCCCAACGTTTTCGGCCTGGGAGCCAAAGAGATGGAGGAGCAGAGGACGACGAAGGAAAAGGTCGCAGTGTTAGAGGGCTCGCCGCCGCCGATCGTGTTGGTGCATGGGATCTTCGGGTTCGGCAAAGGG AGGCTTGGAGGTTTATCCTACTTTGCCGGCGCGGAGAAGAAGGATGACCGTGTTCTCGTGCCGGATTTGGGATCCTTAACCAGCATCCATGACAG GGCAAGGGAATTGTTCTACTATTTGAAAGGAGGGCAGGTGGATTATGGAGAGGAGCATAGCAGAACTTTTGGGCACTCACAATTTGGGAAAATCTATGAACAAG GGCACTATCCTTCATGGAATGAACAACATCCAATCCATTTTGTTGGGCATTCAGCAGGCGTGCAGGTCATCAGGGTGTTGCAGCAGATGCTTGCCGATAAG GCCTTCAGTGGCTATGACACTTCTGAGGACTGGGTAATGAGTGTTACTTCCCTCTCTGGTGCACTCAATGGAACCACTAGAACATACTATGATGGGATGCA GCCTGAGTGTGGAAGATCAATGAAACCGATATGTCTGCTTCAGCTCTGTCGCTTAGGAGTTATAGTTTATGACTGGCTTGACATTGCTTGGTTTAAAAACTACTACAACTTTGGATTTGATCATTTTCAGATGGGGTGGAGAAAAACTGGCATTACAGGTCTAGCTGATCTACTCCTGGGTAACACCGGGCCTTTCGCTTCTGGCGACTGGATCCTTCCTGACCTCACACTGCAAGGTTCACTTGAGCTCAACTCCCGACTGTGTACCTTCCCCAACACATTCTATTTCAGCTATGCAACTAAGAGGACAAGAAGGATTTTTGGATTGACTGTTCCTTCTAGCATTTTGGGAATCCATCCCTTGCTCTTTGTTAGAGTGTTGCAGATGTGCCAGTGGCATTTCCCTACCAATGCATCACCACCCTATAAAGGATACAG GGATGAAGATTGGGCAGACAATGATGGAGCCCTGAACACAATATCCATGACTCATCCTCGCCTACCTATTGAACATCCAAGCCTTCTTGTTGTGGATGACTCAAAGTGCCATCCTCTGCAACCAGGAATTTG GTACTACAAAATCATCGAAGCTGATCACATCTTTTTCATAGTAAATCGGGAGAGAGCAGGAGTACAATTCGATCTTTTGTATGATGGCATATTTCAGCGATGCAGAAAGCATGTCGTCAGAAGCAGCACACCGATATTACCAACAACACACTGA